Proteins encoded in a region of the Uloborus diversus isolate 005 chromosome 1, Udiv.v.3.1, whole genome shotgun sequence genome:
- the LOC129220213 gene encoding ADP-ribosylation factor-like protein 4A has translation MGSTVGKGASLLESLPPNHTLHVVMLGLDSAGKTTALYRLKFDQFLNTVPTIGFNCEKIRGTTGKAKGTSFLIWDVGGQDKLRPLWRSYTRCTDGIVFVLDSVDDERLEEARMELIRVARAPENLGVPILVLANKQDLPGAKDPHEIERILGLGSAHLWHVQPACAIVGDGLEEGLEILYEMILKRRRQLKQAKKKFT, from the coding sequence ATGGGATCCACAGTTGGTAAAGGTGCTTCTCTCCTGGAAAGTTTGCCTCCTAATCATACGTTACATGTCGTAATGCTGGGCCTGGACTCGGCCGGTAAGACCACAGCGTTGTACAGATTGAAATTCGACCAGTTTCTCAACACAGTACCCACAATCGGCTTCAACTGCGAAAAGATTCGGGGTACCACAGGCAAAGCCAAGGGCACGAGCTTCCTCATTTGGGACGTTGGAGGTCAAGATAAACTGCGACCTCTCTGGAGGTCATACACGAGGTGCACGGATGGCATCGTTTTTGTCTTGGACAGCGTGGATGATGAGAGGCTTGAAGAAGCCCGCATGGAACTTATCCGGGTTGCCAGGGCTCCCGAAAACCTAGGAGTGCCAATCCTGGTCTTGGCCAACAAACAAGATCTTCCAGGTGCCAAAGACCCTCACGAGATCGAGAGGATACTTGGGCTTGGCTCGGCCCACTTGTGGCACGTGCAACCTGCCTGTGCCATCGTTGGAGATGGCCTGGAAGAAGGACTTGAAATTTTATACGAGATGATTCTGAAGAGACGACGTCAGCTGAAGCAGGCGAAGAAGAAATTTACTTGA